In Thunnus albacares chromosome 10, fThuAlb1.1, whole genome shotgun sequence, a single window of DNA contains:
- the slc25a51b gene encoding solute carrier family 25 member 51b, whose translation MAVSTMGTESGRTTQPQAALTKGGHSLLPAGSLSARLGSEGKHYVCGSIAAFTNIVVTFPIQKVLFRQQLHGVLAREAVRQLQRDGLRNLYRGLLPPLLQKSTTVAIMFGLYEDFSRVLLERADGCGMPELVTRSFAAALAGTAEAFLTPFERVQTLLQDHRHHGRFNNTAHIFRTLLTEYGVRECYRGLVPILLRNGPSNVLFFGLRGPIKEQLPEATSQAGHLVNDFVCGGVLGAALGIMFYPLNVVKSRAQSQVGGAFQPCREVLLTVWRERGGSLAMLFRGAHLNYHRSLLSWGIINATYELLLKLI comes from the coding sequence ATGGCTGTTAGCACCATGGGCACTGAGTCAGGCCGGACAACTCAGCCACAGGCCGCCCTGACAAAAGGAGGTCACTCCCTGCTGCCTGCTGGGTCTCTGAGCGCCAGGTTGGGTTCTGAAGGGAAGCATTATGTCTGCGGTTCCATTGCAGCTTTTACCAATATCGTGGTGACCTTCCCCATCCAGAAGGTGCTCTTTCGCCAGCAGCTGCACGGTGTGTTGGCCAGGGAGGCGGTGCGGCAGCTCCAGAGGGATGGGCTGAGGAATCTTTACAGGGGCTTACTGCCCCCGCTGCTCCAGAAGAGCACCACAGTGGCCATCATGTTTGGCCTGTATGAGGACTTCTCTAGAGTCTTACTGGAGCGGGCCGACGGCTGCGGTATGCCGGAGCTGGTCACACGCAGCTTTGCTGCAGCATTAGCAGGAACTGCGGAGGCCTTCCTGACACCATTTGAGCGCGTGCAGACTCTCCTACAAGACCATCGGCACCACGGGCGCTTCAACAACACAGCCCACATCTTCCGGACACTTCTGACTGAGTATGGTGTCAGAGAGTGCTACCGTGGCTTAGTGCCCATACTCCTCCGTAATGGCCCTAGCAATGTGCTCTTCTTCGGGCTCCGCGGGCCCATTAAAGAGCAGCTCCCAGAGGCCACTAGCCAGGCAGGTCACTTGGTTAATGATTTTGTGTGCGGAGGTGTGTTGGGCGCTGCCCTTGGCATCATGTTCTATCCATTAAATGTGGTAAAGTCTCGGGCTCAGTCTCAGGTGGGTGGAGCCTTCCAGCCTTGCAGGGAGGTGCTGCTAACAGTGTGGAGAGAAAGAGGTGGCAGCCTGGCTATGCTCTTCCGAGGAGCTCATCTCAACTACCACCGCTCACTCCTCTCTTGGGGGATCATCAATGCTACCTACgagctgctgctgaagctcATATGA
- the ints10 gene encoding integrator complex subunit 10 isoform X1: MSAQKDCEFLVKRARELVPDDPCAAKAWLITARTLYPADFNIQYEMYIIERNAERTASAGRLLYDMFINFPDQPIVWREISVITAALRSDSQDKHAQFLRGLFETLPGRVQCEMLLKATEQCFNTLEKAEMLLLLLKRFPESVVQHGVNLGETLLEAEASENVETPVNCFRKLFVCDVLPLVINNMDMRLPASLMQKYMLKAAEFYIGYVTRGPSPDVQIQGSQESGSLKSPSVSRGSQRYVIDGLSEKSSVVAEPWERLLDILAVVGARCEWQGDKGQRSYVDMLQRVKELCRYLPGLEGDTRSRCCSQVVICAALVLFRSAFLYVSAVQPALFQGVNALSSGPWILVEDLSSVYNDVEVERGAVKHAHKKRKLADGREKTMSSDDEEGLGKGRGRHIIVNKTEMPSWSETLESFRTARESWDLLHSHDSLETEFKKICASWKTDSWLWFRIFLSDMIIYQGQYRKALSSLHQMATVQQPQPGQQSPSGQTSLEHHRALIQQASCHYALGEYRMACEKLLDVVSGLVPPNHEPTKTQEDQGRVKTKTRKGNDLRLLPCTSKAVLPFCLQLMLACFKLRAFTDNRDDLSLGHVVVLLQYDWPQGEMLFLKAVDKICQQGSFQYENFFNYVTNIDMLEEFAYLRTPEGGRIQLELLPNQGMLIKNPSPALGVELNTLLLQGVQTMDRHHTVTRGITKGVKEDFRLAMERQVSRCGENLLNVLHRFCINEKIIIIQSLP, encoded by the exons ATGTCAGCGCAAAAAGACTGCGAGTTTCTGGTGAAAAGAGCCCGGGAGCTGGTCCCAGATGACCCCTGTGCGGCCAAAGCCTGGCTCATAACTGCCAGAACCCTTTACCCTGCAGACTTCAACATACAG TATGAAATGTACATCATTGAACGCAACGCAGAAAGGACAGCTTCTGCAGGGAGACTGCTGTATGACAT GTTTATAAACTTTCCAGATCAGCCCATTGTGTGGCGTGAGATCAGTGTCATCACTGCTGCCCTGCGCAGTGACTCTCAGGACAAACATGCACAGTTCCTACGAG GGCTTTTTGAGACTCTGCCAGGTCGTGTACAGTGTGAGATGCTGCTGAAAGCCACAGAGCAGTGTTTCAACACTTTGGAGAAGGCAGAgatgctgctgctactactgaAGCGCTTTCCAGAGTCTGTGGTCCAACATGGG GTCAATCTAGGTGAGACATTGTTGGAGGCAGAGGCATCAGAGAATGTGGAGACTCCTGTCAACTGCTTCAGAAAACTTTTTG TGTGTGATGTCCTTCCTCTGGTCATAAACAACATGGATATGCGCCTGCCTGCCAGCCTGATGCAGAAGTACATGCTGAAAGCTGCTGAATTTTACATCGGCTATGTTACCCGTGGACCCTCGCCTGATGTGCAGATACAGG GCTCTCAAGAAAGTGGCTCTCTGAAGTCTCCCAGTGTGTCTCGTGGCTCTCAGCGTTATGTGATTGATGGCCTGTCGGAAAAGTCATCAGTGGTAGCTGAACCTTGGGAGAGGCTGTTGGACATCCTCGCTGTGGTTGGAGCACGCTGTGAGTGGCAGGGAGACAAAGGACAGAG GAGTTACGTGGACATGCTGCAGAGAGTGAAGGAGCTGTGCCGGTACCTACCAGGACTAGAGGGAGACACCAGGTCCCGCTGCTGCAGTCAGGTGGTCATCTGTGCTGCACTTGTCCTCTTCCGCAGCGCCTTCCTCTATGTCTCGGCTGTACAGCCCGCGCTGTTCCAGG GTGTGAATGCGTTGAGTTCGGGGCCGTGGATCCTTGTAGAAGATTTGAGCTCGGTGTATAATGATgtggaggtggagagaggagcAGTGAAACATGCACATAAGAAACGCAAACTGGCAGATGGGAGAGAGAAGACTATG AGCTCAGATGATGAGGAAGGGCTGGGGAAGGGCCGCGGTCGACACATCATAGTGAACAAGACTGAGATGCCCAGCTGGTCAGAGACTCTGGAGAGCTTCCGCACAGCCAGGGAGAGCTGGGATCTCCTCCACTCCCACGACAGCCTGGAAACTG AGTTCAAGAAGATCTGTGCTTCATGGAAGACGGACAGCTGGCTATGGTTCAGAATTTTCCTCAGTGACATGATCATATACCAG GGACAGTACCGTAAGGCCCTCTCTAGTCTGCACCAGATGGCTACTGTGCAGCAGCCTCAGCCTGGACAGCAGAGCCCCTCAGGTCAGACCAGTCTGGAGCACCACAGGGCCCTCATACAGCAGGCCTCCTGCCACTACGCACTGGGAGAATAcagg ATGGCCTGTGAGAAGCTTCTTGACGTCGTCAGTGGGCTGGTACCCCCAAACCACGAACCAACAAAGACCCAAGAAGATCAGGGCAGAGTCAAGACCAAAACGAGGAAAG GTAATGACCTGAGATTGCTTCCCTGCACCAGCAAAGCTGTCTTACCTTTCTGTCTCCAGCTGATGTTGGCTTGTTTCAAG CTCCGTGCATTCACAGACAATCGAGATGACCTGTCGCTCGGTCATGTGGTCGTGCTCCTGCAGTACGACTGGCCACAGGGCGAGATGCTGTTTCTAAAGGCTGTGGACAAGATCTGTCAGCAAGGCAGTTTCCAGTATGAGAATTTCTTCAACTATGTCACCA ACATTGACATGCTGGAGGAGTTTGCATACCTACGTACGCCAGAAGGGGGGAGGATCCAACTGGAGCTGCTGCCCAATCAGGGAATGCTGATCAA GAACCCTAGTCCCGCCCTGGGGGTGGAGTTAAATACCCTACTGCTACAAGGGGTGCAGACGATGGACAG ACACCACACAGTGACTCGAGGAATCACCAAAGGAGTGAAGGAGGATTTCCGTCTGGCCATGGAGAGGCAGGTGTCACGTTGTGGAGAGAACCTGCTCAATGTGCTGCACCGTTTCTGCATCAACgagaaaatcatcatcatccagtCTCTTCCTTGA
- the ints10 gene encoding integrator complex subunit 10 isoform X2 — translation MSAQKDCEFLVKRARELVPDDPCAAKAWLITARTLYPADFNIQYEMYIIERNAERTASAGRLLYDMFINFPDQPIVWREISVITAALRSDSQDKHAQFLRGLFETLPGRVQCEMLLKATEQCFNTLEKAEMLLLLLKRFPESVVQHGVNLGETLLEAEASENVETPVNCFRKLFVCDVLPLVINNMDMRLPASLMQKYMLKAAEFYIGYVTRGPSPDVQIQGSQESGSLKSPSVSRGSQRYVIDGLSEKSSVVAEPWERLLDILAVVGARCEWQGDKGQRSYVDMLQRVKELCRYLPGLEGDTRSRCCSQVVICAALVLFRSAFLYVSAVQPALFQGVNALSSGPWILVEDLSSVYNDVEVERGAVKHAHKKRKLADGREKTMSSDDEEGLGKGRGRHIIVNKTEMPSWSETLESFRTARESWDLLHSHDSLETEFKKICASWKTDSWLWFRIFLSDMIIYQGQYRKALSSLHQMATVQQPQPGQQSPSGQTSLEHHRALIQQASCHYALGEYRMACEKLLDVVSGLVPPNHEPTKTQEDQGRVKTKTRKGNDLRLLPCTSKAVLPFCLQLMLACFKLRAFTDNRDDLSLGHVVVLLQYDWPQGEMLFLKAVDKICQQGSFQYENFFNYVTNIDMLEEFAYLRTPEGGRIQLELLPNQGMLIKHHTVTRGITKGVKEDFRLAMERQVSRCGENLLNVLHRFCINEKIIIIQSLP, via the exons ATGTCAGCGCAAAAAGACTGCGAGTTTCTGGTGAAAAGAGCCCGGGAGCTGGTCCCAGATGACCCCTGTGCGGCCAAAGCCTGGCTCATAACTGCCAGAACCCTTTACCCTGCAGACTTCAACATACAG TATGAAATGTACATCATTGAACGCAACGCAGAAAGGACAGCTTCTGCAGGGAGACTGCTGTATGACAT GTTTATAAACTTTCCAGATCAGCCCATTGTGTGGCGTGAGATCAGTGTCATCACTGCTGCCCTGCGCAGTGACTCTCAGGACAAACATGCACAGTTCCTACGAG GGCTTTTTGAGACTCTGCCAGGTCGTGTACAGTGTGAGATGCTGCTGAAAGCCACAGAGCAGTGTTTCAACACTTTGGAGAAGGCAGAgatgctgctgctactactgaAGCGCTTTCCAGAGTCTGTGGTCCAACATGGG GTCAATCTAGGTGAGACATTGTTGGAGGCAGAGGCATCAGAGAATGTGGAGACTCCTGTCAACTGCTTCAGAAAACTTTTTG TGTGTGATGTCCTTCCTCTGGTCATAAACAACATGGATATGCGCCTGCCTGCCAGCCTGATGCAGAAGTACATGCTGAAAGCTGCTGAATTTTACATCGGCTATGTTACCCGTGGACCCTCGCCTGATGTGCAGATACAGG GCTCTCAAGAAAGTGGCTCTCTGAAGTCTCCCAGTGTGTCTCGTGGCTCTCAGCGTTATGTGATTGATGGCCTGTCGGAAAAGTCATCAGTGGTAGCTGAACCTTGGGAGAGGCTGTTGGACATCCTCGCTGTGGTTGGAGCACGCTGTGAGTGGCAGGGAGACAAAGGACAGAG GAGTTACGTGGACATGCTGCAGAGAGTGAAGGAGCTGTGCCGGTACCTACCAGGACTAGAGGGAGACACCAGGTCCCGCTGCTGCAGTCAGGTGGTCATCTGTGCTGCACTTGTCCTCTTCCGCAGCGCCTTCCTCTATGTCTCGGCTGTACAGCCCGCGCTGTTCCAGG GTGTGAATGCGTTGAGTTCGGGGCCGTGGATCCTTGTAGAAGATTTGAGCTCGGTGTATAATGATgtggaggtggagagaggagcAGTGAAACATGCACATAAGAAACGCAAACTGGCAGATGGGAGAGAGAAGACTATG AGCTCAGATGATGAGGAAGGGCTGGGGAAGGGCCGCGGTCGACACATCATAGTGAACAAGACTGAGATGCCCAGCTGGTCAGAGACTCTGGAGAGCTTCCGCACAGCCAGGGAGAGCTGGGATCTCCTCCACTCCCACGACAGCCTGGAAACTG AGTTCAAGAAGATCTGTGCTTCATGGAAGACGGACAGCTGGCTATGGTTCAGAATTTTCCTCAGTGACATGATCATATACCAG GGACAGTACCGTAAGGCCCTCTCTAGTCTGCACCAGATGGCTACTGTGCAGCAGCCTCAGCCTGGACAGCAGAGCCCCTCAGGTCAGACCAGTCTGGAGCACCACAGGGCCCTCATACAGCAGGCCTCCTGCCACTACGCACTGGGAGAATAcagg ATGGCCTGTGAGAAGCTTCTTGACGTCGTCAGTGGGCTGGTACCCCCAAACCACGAACCAACAAAGACCCAAGAAGATCAGGGCAGAGTCAAGACCAAAACGAGGAAAG GTAATGACCTGAGATTGCTTCCCTGCACCAGCAAAGCTGTCTTACCTTTCTGTCTCCAGCTGATGTTGGCTTGTTTCAAG CTCCGTGCATTCACAGACAATCGAGATGACCTGTCGCTCGGTCATGTGGTCGTGCTCCTGCAGTACGACTGGCCACAGGGCGAGATGCTGTTTCTAAAGGCTGTGGACAAGATCTGTCAGCAAGGCAGTTTCCAGTATGAGAATTTCTTCAACTATGTCACCA ACATTGACATGCTGGAGGAGTTTGCATACCTACGTACGCCAGAAGGGGGGAGGATCCAACTGGAGCTGCTGCCCAATCAGGGAATGCTGATCAA ACACCACACAGTGACTCGAGGAATCACCAAAGGAGTGAAGGAGGATTTCCGTCTGGCCATGGAGAGGCAGGTGTCACGTTGTGGAGAGAACCTGCTCAATGTGCTGCACCGTTTCTGCATCAACgagaaaatcatcatcatccagtCTCTTCCTTGA
- the tlr1 gene encoding toll-like receptor 1, with product MKTVTAAIWVAAMLVGVQQSASSINIIVDRSSRNLSSVPTDLPQTVEFLDLSRNHIRQLNKGDFKDITLLRFLNMSWNSLEEINPETFLDTPLLEELDMSHNKLKNLSSQLYLLHTGNLRGLNLARNKFLTMTLGSEFSSLVKLERLALGAENISVGDLKNIAKVKLDTLSLFLEDELVYEEGSLKDGYAQKLQIAFIDNQINHYLVADALSLFDEVELMNLTGGYKDLATQLSERKKIHTSHLYLTNIVINWPDLTHYVNVVLTTTITHLTASDVAMKNLPREDSNVTETSKMKSFTARRAVVTSFFFSQKAVYNFFINMPVESLAIVETAIIHMTCPNTTSPILQLNFSYCAMSDTIFSSAKNPETLECKNLGNLRKLILVANNLKSLQLLSKRVQYMSSLQHLDLSLNSLVYDGRSKCVWPSNITNMTLSSNGLTDSVFKCLPKGTENLDLQNNQVSVVPSSIFKLDKLLSLNLNANRLRDLPVCNGFPILSLLLLKSNSLHAPTVSKLESCPKLKVLDVSYNPFTCTCALRYFRSLGITSEKKKSNTGVELLNWPHDYYCSYPEAVRDATLKYVLIPEVTCNVGLLAATILCPAVLVIIVVMTLCNRWDVPWYMRMIWRWTRHRARRQVRPEDLVGVEFHAFVSYSQRDADWVQNSLLPNLQGPAGGLRICHHEKNFVPGKTIIENIISCVEKSRRSVFVLSAHFVKSEWCHYELYFASHQHLARGSDSIVLVLLEPLPQYLIPSKYYQLKSMMERYTYLEWPQDRAKHRLFWANLRAALQADLPNAPVEELEE from the coding sequence atgaagactgtgacTGCTGCCATATGGGTGGCGGCCATGTTGGTGGGAGTTCAGCAGAGCGCTTCATCCATCAATATCATCGTAGACCGCTCATCCAGAAACCTCTCCTCTGTCCCAACGGACCTGCCGCAGACGGTTGAGTTTTTAGATCTCTCACGCAACCACATACGACAGCTTAACAAAGGAGACTTTAAAGACATCACTCTCCTGAGGTTCCTCAACATGTCATGGAATAGTTTGGAGGAGATCAATCCTGAGACATTCCTGGACACGCCACTCCTGGAGGAGCTAGACATGTCTCACAACAAGCTGAAGAACCTCTCGAGTCAGCTGTACCTGCTCCATACAGGGAACCTTCGTGGACTAAACCTGGCCCGCAACAAATTCCTCACAATGACACTGGGGAGTGAGTTTAGTTCCCTGGTCAAACTGGAGAGATTGGCACTTGGAGCAGAAAACATCAGTGTgggtgatttaaaaaatattgctaAAGTGAAACTAGATACACTGTCCCTCTTCCTGGAAGATGAACTTGTTTATGAAGAAGGCAGTCTGAAGGACGGTTATGCTCAAAAGCTGCAGATAGCCTTCattgataatcaaataaacCACTATTTGGTTGCTGATGCACTGTCACTCTTTGATGAGGTGGAGTTGATGAATTTGACAGGTGGATACAAGGACCTTGCTACACAGttgagtgagagaaaaaaaatccatacatCTCATCTTTACCTTACCAACATAGTGATCAATTGGCCAGACTTAACTCACTATGTGAACGTGGTTCTGACTACCACTATTACCCATCTGACTGCCTCTGATGTGGCTATGAAGAATTTGCCTCGTGAAGACTCTAATGTGACCGAAACATCGAAAATGAAATCCTTCACAGCCAGACGGGCTGTGGTGAcgtctttcttcttttcacagAAGGCTGTGTACAACTTCTTTATCAACATGCCAGTGGAGAGTTTGGCAATCGTGGAGACAGCCATCATACACATGACATGCCCAAACACAACAAGTCCTATCCTCCAGCTGAACTTTTCCTATTGCGCTATGTCGGACACCATCTTCTCCAGTGCGAAAAATCCAGAAACTCTTGAATGTAAGAATCTGGGCAACTTGAGGAAACTGATTCTAGTAGCCAACAATCTCAAGAGCCTTCAGTTGCTGAGCAAACGTGTACAATACATGTCGTCTCTGCAACATCTGGACCTTAGCCTCAACTCATTGGTTTATGACGGTCGGTCAAAATGTGTATGGCCGTCAAACATCACCAATATGACTCTGTCCTCTAATGGTCTGACAgactctgtttttaaatgtctacCAAAAGGAACAGAGAACCTGGACCTCCAAAACAACCAGGTTTCTGTGGTGCCATCATCCATCTTCAAACTGGACAAACTTTTGTCTCTGAACCTAAATGCTAATAGGCTGCGGGACCTGCCAGTATGTAATGGTTTTCCCATACTCAGTCTGCTTTTACTCAAGTCAAATTCCCTCCATGCCCCAACTGTAAGCAAGCTGGAAAGCTGCCCCAAACTGAAAGTCCTGGATGTCAGTTACAATCCCTTCACCTGCACCTGTGCTCTAAGGTATTTCAGAAGTCTAGGTATCACgtctgaaaagaagaaaagtaacACAGGAGTTGAACTGCTGAACTGGCCACATGACTATTACTGCAGCTACCCAGAGGCTGTTAGAGACGCCACCTTAAAATACGTCCTGATCCCAGAGGTCACCTGCAATGTTGGCCTACTAGCTGCCACCATTTTGTGCCCAGCAGTGTTAGTGATCATTGTAGTTATGACCTTGTGCAACCGTTGGGATGTTCCATGGTACATGAGAATGATCTGGCGGTGGACCAGACATCGTGCTAGAAGGCAAGTTCGACCTGAAGATCTGGTGGGTGTTGAGTTTCACGCTTTCGTGTCTTACAGCCAGCGTGATGCCGACTGGGTTCAAAATTCCCTCCTTCCCAACCTTCAAGGCCCTGCAGGAGGGCTACGCATCTGCCATCATGAAAAGAACTTTGTACCGGGAAAGACAATTATTGAGAACATCATCAGCTGTGTGGAGAAAAGCCGTCGATCTGTATTTGTGCTCTCTGCTCACTTTGTCAAGAGTGAGTGGTGCCATTATGAGCTGTACTTTGCCAGCCACCAACACCTCGCCCGTGGCTCAGACAGCATTGTGTTGGTACTGCTTGAACCTCTGCCTCAATACCTCATTCCATCCAAATACTACCAGCTGAAGTCCATGATGGAGAGGTACACCTACTTGGAGTGGCCTCAAGACAGGGCCAAGCACAGGCTGTTCTGGGCGAATCTCAGAGCTGCCCTACAGGCAGATCTGCCAAATGCACCAGTTGAAGAACTAGAGGAGTGA
- the klb gene encoding beta-klotho, whose amino-acid sequence MLNHPLPTLQCLLLSLLLLACGWNKAAGSLGEGRKIWQQPKPEPIIQDQSFLHDTFPSGFLWGSGTSAFQTEGSWDQGGKGASIWDHFTHSSVGYLTTETANVASDSYIHWEEDVKALEYLGVRSYSFSLSWPRLFPDGNARGQPNTAVVEHYSRLIGRLLEKKIKPIVTLYHWDLPQVLQERYGGWKNDTLVGLFEDYAAFCFRTFGNRVKYWLTMHNPYLVAAQGYGTGVHAPGETGGPAGSLIVAHNLIKAHAKAWHTYNSNFRPAQKGKVSIVLGSHWVEPQKGQDTAASVELCQQSTEAVLGWFANPIFGNGDYPVSLKIKHGSLLPAFSPEEKLWVQKTADFFALSFGPNNLRLGRNLVSYGQSVTPDLRRILGWIKLEYGDPRVLVAEGGWYSEASVGREDTIAIYLMKKFINQVLQAIRFDGVQVFGYSAWSLVDGFEWNYGYTIRRGLFYIDFSQPNRTRTPKTTAQYYRHVIANNGFPRDETSGELQGHFPCEFHWGISDSTLQVHFYPFSPQFTDPHLYTWNLTGDGSLRPVPGVKLNTRQAQCTDYLAIHGHLRLFASTGASHYRFALNWSLILPQGDRSNVNTEALRYYQCVLSELRKLDLEAVVILYYPTHRAPHLGLPGPLQASGGWLNYSTVDAFQEYAALCYRELGSGVRYWITVNEPNRLVDVYSSGKEKHQAAHNLLLAHAKAWRLYEREYSSQQGAMVSLALHADWAEPANPFLESHAAAAQRFLLFELGRFLDPLLGPRYEEKSKGDYPQEMKAYLEERAQVMGLTGYPLPNFTETEREELRGALSFIALNHFTTRLVSPLPHTQSNFQQRQLPDHDCMTLFDPTWPSSSMGQALVPWGLRKILNWVTERYGGSLPLIITASGVDDQALVEDKLRQHYLRSYLQEALKAHHLDGINLQGFYVWKLQDHHAAQFGLFTSTHHQSKAKASLAVYREIITHGGFPEDNTTQTCRLSEFQQPCSACAWMFKNKAMLVFGGCLLITAVMLAALVVFVIITRNQRRGRGRGVSRRRRREGVSVCSCPPVVKS is encoded by the exons ATGCTGAACCATCCTCTTCCTACACTTCAGTGTCTTTTACTCTCCCTTCTGTTGTTGGCATGTGGTTGGAACAAGGCTGCTGGCTCGCTTGGGGAGGGCAGGAAGATTTGGCAGCAGCCCAAGCCAGAACCCATCATCCAAGACCAGTCTTTTCTTCATGACACCTTCCCCTCAGGATTCCTTTGGGGCTCGGGGACGTCTGCCTTTCAGACAGAGGGATCCTGGGACCAGGGCGGGAAGGGCGCCTCCATCTGGGACCATTTCACCCACTCCTCCGTTGGTTATTTGACAACTGAGACTGCCAATGTGGCTAGTGACAGCTACATTCACTGGGAAGAAGATGTGAAGGCACTTGAGTATTTGGGTGTAAGATCAtactccttttctctctcctggCCTAGACTCTTTCCTGATGGTAATGCCAGGGGTCAGCCCAATACAGCTGTTGTGGAGCACTACAGCCGTCTCATAGGGAGGCTTCTAGAAAAGAAAATCAAGCCCATTGTCACTCTCTACCACTGGGACCTGCCACAGGTCCTGCAGGAGCGATATGGAGGCTGGAAAAATGACACGCTTGTTGGATTGTTTGAGGACTATGCTGCTTTTTGTTTCCGTACATTTGGGAACCGTGTTAAGTACTGGCTTACTATGCACAACCCATACCTCGTGGCTGCACAGGGGTATGGAACAGGTGTGCATGCCCCTGGTGAAACAGGGGGACCCGCTGGCTCGCTCATTGTGGCCCACAATCTGATCAAG GCACATGCCAAAGCATGGCACACCTATAACTCCAACTTCCGCCCTGCTCAGAAGGGTAAggtttccattgttttgggttCCCACTGGGTTGAGCCTCAAAAAGGCCAAGATACAGCTGCCAGTGTTGAGCTTTGCCAGCAGTCGACAGAGGCTGTGCTTGGCTGGTTCGCCAATCCAATCTTCGGTAATGGGGACTACCCAGTCTCTTTAAAAATCAAGCATGGGTCCCTCTTGCCTGCATTCTCCCCTGAGGAGAAGCTCTGGGTGCAGAAAACAGCTGACTTCTTTGCTTTGTCGTTCGGGCCAAACAACCTCCGTCTGGGCCGAAACCTGGTCAGCTATGGGCAGTCAGTGACCCCAGACCTGAGGCGTATCCTGGGCTGGATAAAGCTGGAGTATGGGGACCCAAGGGTGCTGGTGGCTGAGGGAGGCTGGTACTCTGAAGCTAGTGTGGGAAGGGAAGACACAATAGCCATTTACCTGATGAAGAAGTTTATCAACCAGGTACTACAAG CTATCAGGTTTGATGGTGTGCAGGTGTTTGGCTACTCTGCCTGGTCATTGGTTGATGGATTTGAGTGGAATTATGGCTACACTATTAGGCGAGGCCTTTTCTACATTGACTTCAGTCAACCTAACCGAACCCGGACCCCCAAGACCACTGCTCAGTACTACAGGCATGTCATTGCTAACAATGGTTTCCCAAGAGATGAAACCTCCGGAGAGCTCCAAGGTCACTTCCCCTGTGAGTTTCACTGGGGCATTTCTGACTCCACCTTGCAG GTCCACTTCTACCCCTTTTCCCCACAGTTTACTGATCCCCATTTGTACACCTGGAACCTGACAGGAGATGGATCGTTGCGTCCAGTCCCAGGGGTGAAGCTCAACACCAGACAAGCCCAGTGCACTGACTATTTGGCCATCCATGGTCACCTTCGCCTGTTTGCATCCACTGGGGCATCTCACTACCGCTTCGCCCTAAACTGGTCTCTGATTTTACCCCAGGGAGACCGCTCTAATGTGAACACTGAGGCTCTGAG gtACTACCAATGTGTCCTGAGTGAGCTCAGGAAGCTGGACCTGGAGGCTGTCGTTATTCTCTACTACCCAACACACAGAGCTCCACATCTGGGCTTGCCTGGCCCCCTGCAAGCCTCTGGCGGTTGGCTCAACTACAGCACAGTGGACGCCTTTCAGGAGTATGCAGCGCTATGCTACCGGGAGCTGGGCTCCGGGGTTCGATACTGGATCACGGTCAATGAGCCAAACAGACTAGTAGATGTTTATTCCAGCGGGAAAGAGAAGCATCAGGCTGCTCATAACCTTCTTCTGGCTCATGCAAAAGCATGGAGGCTATATGAGCGGGAGTACTCTAGTCAACAGGGAGCAATGGTATCACTTGCACTACATGCCGACTGGGCCGAACCTGCCAACCCTTTCCTGGAGtcacatgcagcagcagcacaaaggTTCCTTCTGTTTGAACTTGGTCGCTTCCTGGACCCATTGCTGGGGCCTAGATATGAGGAGAAGAGCAAAGGGGACTACCCACAAGAAATGAAGGCATACCTAGAAGAGAGAGCTCAAGTAATGGGCCTCACTGGATACCCTCTACCTAATTTTACTGAGACTGAAAGGGAGGAGCTCAGAGGTGCATTGAGTTTCATAGCATTGAACCATTTTACCACTCGTTTGGTCTCTCCACTTCCCCACACGCAGTCCAATTTTCAGCAGAGACAACTCCCTGATCATGACTGTATGACCCTTTTTGATCCCACCTGGCCTTCCTCCAGTATGGGGCAGGCTCTTGTCCCCTGGGGATTGCGGAAGATCCTGAATTGGGTGACTGAGAGATATGGAGGGTCTCTGCCTCTCATCATCACAGCCAGTGGGGTTGATGACCAGGCTCTTGTGGAGGACAAACTGAGGCAACACTATCTAAGGAGTTATCTGCAGGAGGCCCTCAAAG CTCATCATTTAGATGGCATCAACCTGCAGGGCTTCTACGTGTGGAAGCTTCAAGATCACCATGCCGCCCAGTTTGGCCTCTTCACCTCAACCCACCACCAATCCAAAGCGAAAGCCTCCCTCGCTGTCTACAGAGAAATCATCACTCATGGCGGTTTCCCTGAGGACAACACCACGCAGACCTGCAGGCTGAGTGAGTTCCAGCAGCCTTGCTCTGCATGTGCATGGATGTTCAAGAACAAAGCCATGCTGGTGTTTGGAGGCTGCCTCCTAATAACAGCCGTCATGCTGGCTGCACTTGTCGTCTTCGTCATCATCACCAGAAACCAAagaagaggcagagggaggggggtgagcaggaggagaagaagggaaGGAGTATCAGTGTGTTCATGTCCACCTGTTGTTAAGAGCTAA